A single genomic interval of Deltaproteobacteria bacterium harbors:
- the prmC gene encoding peptide chain release factor N(5)-glutamine methyltransferase, with the protein MAETWTVRSLLQWAREWLGKKGVENPRLDAELLLAHALRCDRIRLYIDADKPLAGGELATFKALIKRRGAREPVAYILRSKEFHGRPFEVAPGVFIPRPETELLVRIVTEYLAKDRHVRVLDLCAGSGAVGISIAAERPQASVDLVEVSEDAAAVARRNAERLAAGRVRVITGDLYAALPEKVRYDAIAANPPYVPIADAKRLAPDVVQHEPHLALFGGDDGLAVIRRIAAGIRDWLAPGGLFVTEIDPAQGEAVVVLLREAGLTQLRIERDLAGLDRHVVGKGA; encoded by the coding sequence ATGGCTGAGACCTGGACGGTGCGCTCGCTCTTGCAGTGGGCGCGGGAATGGCTCGGCAAGAAGGGCGTGGAGAACCCTCGCCTCGACGCGGAGCTCCTTCTTGCGCATGCCCTTCGCTGCGACCGGATCCGCCTCTATATCGACGCGGACAAGCCTCTCGCTGGTGGAGAGCTCGCGACCTTCAAGGCGTTGATCAAACGCCGGGGCGCGCGCGAGCCGGTCGCCTACATCCTGCGGTCGAAGGAGTTCCATGGTCGGCCCTTCGAGGTGGCGCCGGGAGTGTTCATTCCCCGGCCGGAGACCGAGCTCCTGGTGCGCATCGTCACCGAGTACCTCGCCAAAGACCGCCACGTACGGGTGCTCGATCTCTGCGCGGGATCGGGCGCGGTCGGAATCTCCATCGCCGCCGAGCGGCCGCAGGCGAGCGTGGACCTCGTCGAAGTCTCGGAAGACGCGGCGGCGGTGGCGCGGCGGAACGCGGAAAGACTCGCCGCCGGCCGGGTCAGGGTGATCACGGGAGATCTATATGCGGCGCTGCCAGAGAAGGTCCGGTACGATGCGATCGCGGCGAACCCACCCTACGTGCCCATAGCGGATGCGAAGAGACTTGCTCCCGACGTCGTGCAACACGAGCCGCACCTCGCGCTCTTCGGGGGCGACGACGGCCTCGCCGTCATCCGCAGGATCGCCGCCGGAATCCGGGATTGGCTGGCGCCCGGCGGATTGTTCGTCACGGAGATCGATCCCGCGCAGGGAGAGGCGGTGGTGGTCCTGCTGCGCGAGGCGGGGTTGACGCAGCTGCGCATCGAGCGTGACCTCGCGGGGCTCGACCGCCACGTCGTAGGGAAAGGGGCGTAG
- a CDS encoding peptide chain release factor N(5)-glutamine methyltransferase, whose amino-acid sequence MTVGELVQHTAKRLAAPELLSEDPQQEAQELVAHALGLLPAELPDRWQSALDSVHHGEFMRLLSRRLNAEPTGYIVGAVELLGLRFKVDRRGFIPRLDLPVLINAALERAAPEVSGFALDLACGIGAAGICVARARPGLRVDLTDVSTEAIELARENAERLIPGRALCFAGDLFEPLSRGRRYAIVTANPPWVPDGTELPEEVINHEPAVSFFGGPDGLDVVRRLIGELPEWLAPRGVYAQECDPSQVEKVIGLLTGAGLRDPRAHCDKEGVRRVVSAQNHG is encoded by the coding sequence ATGACGGTGGGCGAGCTCGTGCAACACACCGCGAAGCGGCTCGCGGCGCCGGAGTTGCTCAGCGAAGATCCGCAGCAGGAAGCGCAGGAGCTCGTCGCGCACGCGCTCGGCCTGCTGCCGGCGGAGCTACCCGACCGCTGGCAGAGCGCCCTCGATTCCGTCCACCATGGCGAGTTCATGCGCCTGCTTTCGCGGCGCCTGAACGCCGAGCCCACCGGTTACATCGTAGGCGCCGTCGAGCTGCTCGGGCTCCGCTTCAAGGTCGACCGCCGCGGCTTTATCCCCCGACTCGATCTGCCCGTCCTGATCAACGCGGCCCTCGAGCGCGCCGCACCCGAAGTGTCGGGGTTCGCGCTCGACCTCGCCTGCGGCATCGGCGCGGCGGGCATCTGCGTTGCCCGCGCGCGCCCGGGACTTCGCGTCGACCTGACCGACGTGTCCACCGAGGCCATCGAGCTCGCCCGGGAGAACGCGGAACGGCTCATTCCCGGACGCGCGCTCTGCTTCGCGGGAGACCTCTTCGAGCCGCTGTCGCGCGGCCGCAGATACGCGATCGTCACCGCCAACCCACCCTGGGTTCCCGACGGCACGGAGCTGCCCGAAGAGGTGATCAACCACGAGCCGGCGGTCAGCTTCTTCGGCGGTCCCGACGGACTGGACGTGGTGCGCCGGCTGATCGGCGAGTTGCCCGAATGGCTGGCCCCCCGCGGAGTCTATGCCCAGGAGTGCGACCCTTCACAGGTCGAGAAAGTGATCGGCCTGCTCACCGGCGCAGGACTTCGCGACCCGCGTGCCCACTGCGACAAGGAAGGCGTGCGCAGGGTGGTTTCGGCGCAGAACCATGGCTGA